The genomic interval CGAGGCCGTGATCTCCGAAGCAGGAGTAGGAGGATTTAATGCCATGAAGGCCATGAGTGAGCGGAATGATAGTCCCCAAACCGCCAGCCGCCCCTACGACAAAGACCGCGACGGTTTTGTGATGGGAGAAGCCGCCGGTATGTTGGTACTGGAAGAATTGGAACACGCCAAAGCACGTGGTGCCCGTATCTACTGCGAAGTAGTAGGAGGTGGCGCTACCGCCGATGCCCACCACATCACCGCCCCACACCCGGAAGGATTGGGTGCCCGGAATGTGATGCTTGCGGCCCTGCGTGATGGTGAAATGGAGGCTACGGAGATCGATTATATCAATACACACGGAACCTCTACACCCATAGGGGACGGAGCCGAGGTAAAGGCCATTACACAAGTATTTGGCGAACATGCCTATAACCTGAATATCAGTTCCACCAAGTCAATGACCGGGCACTGCCTGGGCGCTGCCGGGGTGATCGAAGCCATTGCCTGTATCAAAGCCGTGATGCACGATATTGTACCCCCAACGATTAACCACTTTACCGATGACCCGGAACTGGATCCTAAATTGAACTTCACTTTCAACAAGGCCCAGCAACGAACCGTGAATGCAGCCCTGAGTAATACTTTTGGGTTTGGTGGTCACAACGCCTGTGTCATCGTTAAAAAGTACAAGGGATAAGTAAATTTCTTGACCGCGAAAAAAAATTGTAGTTTACAAATCGTGGATTTTTTCAAACGTATTTTCAAGAACCGTGGGTTTTCGTTTAAGGGGGAACTGAAGAATATTCTTGGTTTCACCCCCGGCAACCTTTCGCTGTACAAGACCGCCCTTACCCACCGTTCCGTGCGCGAAAATTCGGATGAGAACAACGAACGCCTCGAATACCTCGGAGATGCTGTACTGAGCGCCCTGATCGCCGATTACCTGTTCAAACGTTACCCCTACAAGGATGAAGGCTTTCTGACCGAAATGAGGAGCAAGATGGTGAACCGCCAGCAACTCAATGAAATTGCAATGCGGATGGGGATCCGAAAGGTCACACTCTACAACAAGAATGATAATTCACTCAAAGTAAGCCAGATCTTTGGCAATACTCTAGAAGCCCTGGTAGGAGCCATTTATCTCGATAAGGGATACAAGAAAACCAGTGTATGGGTCACCAAACGCATCATTCTCCCCCATATGTTCATTGATGATCTGGAATTACTGGAGATCAATCACAAAAACAAACTCTATGGCTGGGCCAATCGCAATGGCCATAACCTCGAATTTGAAACCGTAGAGGAAAAGATCGAGAATGGCCGCCGGTTATTCACCATCGCGGCTGTAGTGAATGGTGAAAAAGTATCTATCGGCCGGGCCTATAACAAAAAAGACGCCTCCCAGATCGCCTCACAATTGGCCGTGGAGAAACTGAATATCGCGACTAGTGAGAGCCGTGAGACGTGAGGCGTGAGAAGTGAATAGTGAATTATAGAAGCTGTTCCTTATGGTCAATAACTTATAACCTTTAACCAAATATTTGTTCCCCATTCACCATTCACTATTCACTATTCACTATTCACGTCTCACGCCTCACGCCTCACGCTCCTGACAAAGCTCCACCAACACCCCATTCGTCCCTTTTGGGTGCAGGAAACAAACGAGTTTATTATCGGCGCCGTTCTTGGGTTTCTCATTTAGCAAAACAAACCCTTCCTGTTTCAACCGCTCCATTTCGGCATAGATATCCGTTACATCAAAAGCGATATGGTGCATGCCTTCCCCTTTTTTTTCAATATACGTGGCGATCACACCGGTAGGGTCAGTGCTTTGCAATAACTCGATCTTGTTGCTGCCCGTCTGGAAAAATGCCGTGTTCACTTTCTCCGATTCCACTAACTCCTGTTTGTAGCAAGGGGTGTTCAATAACTTCTCAAACAGGGGAATGGACTTTTCTAAGTCTTTGACGGCGATGCCGATATGTTCAATTTTGTTCATATGAGGAGGGTTTAAATACAAGCTTTTAGCTATTAGTCTTTAGGTATTGGCTAACCGCTAACAGCTAAAGGCTTATCTCATTTACGATTTTGGTAAAAATAGCCTCTGGCCCTCATTTCGCCCATGACATTGACAACTTTTTGGGGTAATTTTGTGTTGTAACGAAAACGAGCGAAATCATAGAGATATGTTGAAATTCCCCATTTATTTGGACCATAACGCGACCACCCCCTGCGACCCGCGTGTTGTAGAGGCGATGATCCCGTATTTTACTGAAAGTTTTGGTAATGCAGCCAGCCGGAACCACCCCTTTGGGTGGCAGGCGGAAGAGGCGGTGGACTATGCCCGTGAGCAAGTGGCCCAACTGATTGGAGCCGATCCCAAAGAGATCATCTTTACCTCAGGTGCTACCGAAGGGGACAACCTGGCCATCAAAGGGGTGTTTGAGATGTATGCTTCCAAGGGTAACCACATCATCACCTGCAATATCGAACACAAAGCTGTACTCGATACCTGTAAGCATATTGAGAAAGAGGGTGGGGAAGTAACCTACCTCGATGTCAATAAGGACGGATTGGTTGATCCCAAGGACGTAGAAGCGGCCATTAAGCCCAATACCATCCTGATCGCCCTGATGTATGCGAATAACGAGATTGGAACAGTAATGCCCATCCGGGAGATCGGTGCCATTGCCAGAAAGCATGGTGTACTGCTCTTTACCGATGCCACCCAGGCAGTAGGTAAGATTCCCGTGGATGTTAAAGCAGATAATATCGACCTGCTGGCTATGACCGCACACAAAATGTATGGTCCCAAAGGGATTGGCGCTTTGTATGTACGCCGCAAAAATCCCCGGGTCAAAGTGACCGCACAAATGGATGGCGGTGGCCACGAAAGAGGCATGCGCAGCGGTACGCTGAATGTACCCGGTATCGTTGGGTTTGGTAAGGCCTGTGAATTGGCCCGCCTGGAAATGGACCAGGATGCCAAACGCCTGGTGGTATTGCGCGATAAACTGGAAACTGCCTTGCTGGGTCTGGAAGAAGCATACCTGAATGGCGATAAACAACACCGCCTGCCCCATGTCAGCAATATCTCCTTCAAGTATGTGGAAGGAGAAGGGTTGATGATGGGCTTTAATAAGGAAATCGCCCTTTCATCTGGTTCGGCCTGTACTTCAGCCTCCCTGGAACCCTCCTATGTGCTTAAAGCTTTGGGGCTGGGAGACGATCTGGCACACAGTTCGCTGCGTTTTGGATTGGGACGTTTCACCACAGAAGAACAGATCGATTATACCATTGAGCAGGTGTCCCGGACCGTGAACAAACTGAGAGAAATGAGTCCCCTTTGGGAAATGTACAAAGAGGGAATCGATATGGATACGATCGAATGGGCGCATCATTAAAAGGTTGTCGGATGAAAGATGTTGGATGTCAGTATTTAGTAATACCTAACATTTAACAACCAACATCCAACATCTAACAATTATCTTTCAACAACAAAACAAACTAAAATGGCATACTCCGATAAAGTAATCGACCACTACCAGAACCCCAAAAATGTGGGCACACTGGACAAAAGCAAATCGAATGTAGGTACAGGCCTGGTTGGCGCTCCCGAGTGCGGTGACGTTATGCGTCTCCAGATCGAGGTAGACCCACAGTCCGGACTGATCACCGATGCCAAGTTTAAAACCTTTGGTTGTGGCTCCGCCATCGCCTCTTCTTCCCTGGCCACCGAGTGGCTCAAAGGAAAAAGTGTGGATGAAGCCATCAAGATCGACAATATGGAGATCGTGGAAGAACTGAACCTTCCTCCGGTTAAGATCCACTGCTCTGTTCTGGCAGAAGACGCGATCAAAGCGGCTGTAAACGACTACAGAAAAAAGAACGGGCTGGAAGAGATCAAGTTTGAAGAAAGCAGCGTACACTAAAAGCTGATAGCTCTTAGCCTCTATAATTGTAAAGAATGACAACGCTCGAAAACGCCATATTTGTCTCCGATAAAGCAAAATCCAAAGTCGCCCAACTCATGAGCGATGCCGGTATTGGCGCAGACTCCACTTATTTCCTTCGGGTTAGTGTGGTGGGAGGAGGATGCTCTGGCCTGAGTTATAAATTGGACTTTGACAACGAACAAAAACCCATGGACCAGGTGTTTGAGGATAATGGGGTGAAAGTGGTTACCGACCTCAAAAGCTTCCTTTACCTCGTAAATACTACCCTGGATTTTTCCGATGGGCTTAATGGGAAAGGATTTTACTTTACCAACCCCAATGCAAGCCGTACCTGCGGCTGTGGGGAAAGCTTCGCGGTATAAAATTTGGTCGGAGGTCCGAAGTCGAAGAACCGATTAAAGGTCTTGGTATTAATGTCGGTCTTCCGACTTCGGACATCGGTCCTGATTCCCACGATTTCCAGCGAATACATATCACCATTTTCCTGTAAATTGCCCCCTTATGTGGGCCGTTTGCAAAAAAGAACTTCGTCAATTTTTCAGCAGTCTTACCGGCTATATCGCCATTATTGTTTTTCTACTGGTAAATGGCCTTGTCCTCTTTGTTTTTAATAACAATATTCTGGATACGGGATATGCCACCCTGGAACGTTTTTTCCAACTGGCTCCCTGGGTATTGCTTTTGCTGATACCCGCCATCACCATGCGCAGTTTCTCCGATGAGTTCAAATCGGGTACCTGGGAACTGCTCCAAACCCGACCGCTCCGTCATCGCGACATCATTTTGGGAAAATACCTTGGCAGCCTCGTAGTTGTCTTAGTGGCCTTAGTACCAACCTTTGTCTACTTTGTGACCATCCAACAACTTTCCGGTCAGGAAGGACTTGATACGGGCGCCACTGCGGGTTCCTATATCGGACTGATTCTGCTTTCTGCTGTATTTACCGCTATCGGCATTTTTACCAGCAGTCTTACCACCAACTCAGTAGTGGCCTTTATCCTCAGCCTGATCGGATGTGCATTGCTCTACTATGGCTTTAACGCCATTAGTGCCCTGCCGGTCTTTTCCGGCAATGCCGATTATTATGTGGAAATGGCCGGTATCGACTTTCATTACCGCAGCATAAGCCGGGGAGTGGTGGATACCCGCGATCTGGTCTATTTCCTCAGTGTGGTCCTGCTCTTCCTGCTATTTACCAGCCGAAACCTGCTAAAACGATAAGCGAAACATGAAAGATCAAAAGACAAATTCCGGACGCTCCCGTTTTGGTTGGTGGATTTTCCTGCTGGCTTTAGTGGCCATTAATATCATAGCTGTATTTTTTCATCAGCGCATAGACCTTACCAGTGAGAAACGATATACTCTGAGCCAGCCTACCAAGAACCTGTTATTGTCCCTGGATGCTCCTACCCGGATCGATGTGTTTCTGAAAGGGGAATTTCCGGCGGGTTTTAAGAAACTTGCCAACAGCGTACAGGAATTTCTTCAGGAATGTCAGGAGTATGCCGGAGGTAATCTGGAGATCCGTTACCTGGAACCTTTCAAAGGACTGGATGATTCGGCGGCAGCCTATCTGGCCGATTCTCTCCAGTATTTTTATGGCCTTCAGGCTTCCACCCTTCAGGCTCCCGGAAAGGTAGGGGATGCCATCAGTTTCAAACAAGTGATACCCGGGGCACTCATCCATTACAAGGATACCACTGTTGGGGTCAACCTGCTCAAAGGAGTTCGTTCCTATGGAACGGAACCCGAACAACTGGCCGCACTTTACAATGATGTGGAAGCCACGCTTGAATACAAATTTGCTTCCGCTCTTCAAAAGGCCACTGCAGAAAAAAGACCGCTGGTCGGATATGTGGTGGGGAATGGTGAAAGCTGGGGGTATAATGTTGACGATGCCCTGCGTACCCTGATAAGGGAATACCGGTTTGATACGATCAACCTCCAAACCGATCGTTTCATTCCGTCTGTATTTGATGCGTTGGTGATGGTGAAACCAACCATCCCTTTTACCGAAGATCAAAAGCTAAAACTCGATCAATACCTCATGCGGGGCGGAAAGCTCTTTTGCATGATCGATAACCTGTACGATGGATTTGATAGCCTCTATAATAAAGATGGTTTTATAGCCTACGATCGCGGTCTGAATATTGAAGACATGCTGTTTCGCTATGGAGTGCGCATCAACCAGGCCCTGTTGCAGGATATGCAAAGTGATAAGCTTCCTCAGGTAAGCGGACAAGCCGGACAGCAACAGCAAACCCGCCTTGTGGATTGGCCCATCTTCCCGGTATTGAATGGGACAAAGCATCCCATCTCAAAGAATATTGACGGAGTGAGAATGATGTTCCCCTCCACCGTGGATACGGTAACTGCCGAAGGGGTGGACAAAACCATCCTGCTGCAATCCTCTGCCAATGCCAGAGTGATCCCTACGCCTGAAAGAGTGAGTTTTGATTTCTTCCAGATCGCGCCGGATATCAAAGAGTTTAATAAACAGTATGTACCCATGGCCGTACTGTTGGAGGGGAAATTTCGTTCCCTCTTTGCCAATCGTTTGCCCCGGGCCATGGCTGATACTTTGGCACGATTATACAATACTCCTTTCCGTGCGGAAGCTGAACCTGGCGCCAAACTGATTGTGGTGGGCGACGGGGACCTTCCCATGAGTCAGGTAAGTCAAACCGATGGCCCTCTTCCCATGGGAATGAACCTGTTTACCAGGGTGCCCTATGCCAACAAGGATTTTTATGAAAATGCATTGGACTATCTGGTTAACCCATCCGGTATTCTGGAAACAAGAGCCAAAGACTATACCCTTCGTCTGTTAGACCCTAAAAAAGTAGAAGCGAAAAAAGGCATGTGGCAAGCCATCAATGTCGCTATTCCGGTTTTATTGGTATTGGCTTTTGCCTTTATTTACCAGCGGGTAAGGAAGGGGAAGTATGGGAAGCGTGAGGCGTGAGAGGTGAGGCGTGAGACGTGAGAGGTGAGACGTGAGACGTGAGACGTGAGAGGTGTATGGTGAGTAGTGAATAGTGAATGGTGAATTTTCTGATTATAGATGACTCACGATTCACCTCTCACGACTCACGACTCACGATTCACGACTCACGACTGACGTCTCACGACAAAACAAATAACTTTAGTAATATAAATATGACCCACGAACAAATAACCTATCTCGTATTCGCCATCGTGCTTGTTGTAGCCGTGGTGCTCGATCTGGGTTTGCTGAGTAAGAAGAATGCGGTGATCAGCATTCAGCGCGCCTTATGGCAGACCCTGTTCTGGGTAGGTCTGGCGGTGGCCTTCTTTGGCTTTATGTGGGTGGAAAATGGGCAGAATAGTGCCGTGTTATACCTCAGTGCCTATCTCACCGAATGGAGCCTGAGTATCGATAATATTTTTGTCTTTATCCTCATTTTTGGATTTTTCAAGATCAAACCACAATATGTTTCCCGGGGGCTAATGATCGGTATCCTGCTGGCCATTGTATTGCGTATCGCCTTTATTGCGATCGGGGTAGAGCTGGTGGAAAAGGCCGGATGGATACTGTACATTTTTGGTGCCTTTCTGCTTTATACCGGGATCAAGATTTTTACGGTGAAGGAAGAAGATGAGTTTGACCCTGCCAATAATCCGGTCTACCGGTTTATGAACAAAGTTTTACCGATTGTGCCGGAGGACGGGAACGGAAAATTTGTGATCGTACGGGAAG from Chitinophagales bacterium carries:
- the fabF gene encoding beta-ketoacyl-ACP synthase II, with amino-acid sequence MELKRVVVTGMGALTPLGNTIDEYWNSLINGVSGAAMITQFDASKFRTKFACEVKNFEPTQYLDKKEARKIDRFTQFALVVSDQAMADAGLGPDNIDPDKVGVVFASGIGGLITFQHEVTDFARGDGTPRFNPFFIPKMILDIAAGQISMRHNLRGPNFAVVSACASSTNAIIEAYNLLRLNKADIILTGGSEAVISEAGVGGFNAMKAMSERNDSPQTASRPYDKDRDGFVMGEAAGMLVLEELEHAKARGARIYCEVVGGGATADAHHITAPHPEGLGARNVMLAALRDGEMEATEIDYINTHGTSTPIGDGAEVKAITQVFGEHAYNLNISSTKSMTGHCLGAAGVIEAIACIKAVMHDIVPPTINHFTDDPELDPKLNFTFNKAQQRTVNAALSNTFGFGGHNACVIVKKYKG
- the rnc gene encoding ribonuclease III; protein product: MDFFKRIFKNRGFSFKGELKNILGFTPGNLSLYKTALTHRSVRENSDENNERLEYLGDAVLSALIADYLFKRYPYKDEGFLTEMRSKMVNRQQLNEIAMRMGIRKVTLYNKNDNSLKVSQIFGNTLEALVGAIYLDKGYKKTSVWVTKRIILPHMFIDDLELLEINHKNKLYGWANRNGHNLEFETVEEKIENGRRLFTIAAVVNGEKVSIGRAYNKKDASQIASQLAVEKLNIATSESRET
- the mce gene encoding methylmalonyl-CoA epimerase; this translates as MNKIEHIGIAVKDLEKSIPLFEKLLNTPCYKQELVESEKVNTAFFQTGSNKIELLQSTDPTGVIATYIEKKGEGMHHIAFDVTDIYAEMERLKQEGFVLLNEKPKNGADNKLVCFLHPKGTNGVLVELCQEREA
- a CDS encoding IscS subfamily cysteine desulfurase, producing MKFPIYLDHNATTPCDPRVVEAMIPYFTESFGNAASRNHPFGWQAEEAVDYAREQVAQLIGADPKEIIFTSGATEGDNLAIKGVFEMYASKGNHIITCNIEHKAVLDTCKHIEKEGGEVTYLDVNKDGLVDPKDVEAAIKPNTILIALMYANNEIGTVMPIREIGAIARKHGVLLFTDATQAVGKIPVDVKADNIDLLAMTAHKMYGPKGIGALYVRRKNPRVKVTAQMDGGGHERGMRSGTLNVPGIVGFGKACELARLEMDQDAKRLVVLRDKLETALLGLEEAYLNGDKQHRLPHVSNISFKYVEGEGLMMGFNKEIALSSGSACTSASLEPSYVLKALGLGDDLAHSSLRFGLGRFTTEEQIDYTIEQVSRTVNKLREMSPLWEMYKEGIDMDTIEWAHH
- the iscU gene encoding Fe-S cluster assembly scaffold IscU; protein product: MAYSDKVIDHYQNPKNVGTLDKSKSNVGTGLVGAPECGDVMRLQIEVDPQSGLITDAKFKTFGCGSAIASSSLATEWLKGKSVDEAIKIDNMEIVEELNLPPVKIHCSVLAEDAIKAAVNDYRKKNGLEEIKFEESSVH
- a CDS encoding iron-sulfur cluster assembly accessory protein, which translates into the protein MTTLENAIFVSDKAKSKVAQLMSDAGIGADSTYFLRVSVVGGGCSGLSYKLDFDNEQKPMDQVFEDNGVKVVTDLKSFLYLVNTTLDFSDGLNGKGFYFTNPNASRTCGCGESFAV
- the gldF gene encoding gliding motility-associated ABC transporter permease subunit GldF, with protein sequence MWAVCKKELRQFFSSLTGYIAIIVFLLVNGLVLFVFNNNILDTGYATLERFFQLAPWVLLLLIPAITMRSFSDEFKSGTWELLQTRPLRHRDIILGKYLGSLVVVLVALVPTFVYFVTIQQLSGQEGLDTGATAGSYIGLILLSAVFTAIGIFTSSLTTNSVVAFILSLIGCALLYYGFNAISALPVFSGNADYYVEMAGIDFHYRSISRGVVDTRDLVYFLSVVLLFLLFTSRNLLKR
- the gldG gene encoding gliding motility-associated ABC transporter substrate-binding protein GldG, with the protein product MKDQKTNSGRSRFGWWIFLLALVAINIIAVFFHQRIDLTSEKRYTLSQPTKNLLLSLDAPTRIDVFLKGEFPAGFKKLANSVQEFLQECQEYAGGNLEIRYLEPFKGLDDSAAAYLADSLQYFYGLQASTLQAPGKVGDAISFKQVIPGALIHYKDTTVGVNLLKGVRSYGTEPEQLAALYNDVEATLEYKFASALQKATAEKRPLVGYVVGNGESWGYNVDDALRTLIREYRFDTINLQTDRFIPSVFDALVMVKPTIPFTEDQKLKLDQYLMRGGKLFCMIDNLYDGFDSLYNKDGFIAYDRGLNIEDMLFRYGVRINQALLQDMQSDKLPQVSGQAGQQQQTRLVDWPIFPVLNGTKHPISKNIDGVRMMFPSTVDTVTAEGVDKTILLQSSANARVIPTPERVSFDFFQIAPDIKEFNKQYVPMAVLLEGKFRSLFANRLPRAMADTLARLYNTPFRAEAEPGAKLIVVGDGDLPMSQVSQTDGPLPMGMNLFTRVPYANKDFYENALDYLVNPSGILETRAKDYTLRLLDPKKVEAKKGMWQAINVAIPVLLVLAFAFIYQRVRKGKYGKREA
- a CDS encoding TerC/Alx family metal homeostasis membrane protein, producing MTHEQITYLVFAIVLVVAVVLDLGLLSKKNAVISIQRALWQTLFWVGLAVAFFGFMWVENGQNSAVLYLSAYLTEWSLSIDNIFVFILIFGFFKIKPQYVSRGLMIGILLAIVLRIAFIAIGVELVEKAGWILYIFGAFLLYTGIKIFTVKEEDEFDPANNPVYRFMNKVLPIVPEDGNGKFVIVREGRKYYTNMFVVIVLLATTDIIFAVDSIPAVFAIVQDSPDKELIIYTSNIFAVLGLRSLYFLLKGAANKFAYLQQGIAIVLIFIGVKMLISYFHIHIPAYISLIVIAVCIFGSIGYSMQVASENKEKK